From a single Vibrio tubiashii genomic region:
- a CDS encoding M23 family metallopeptidase: protein MSKKITIFIPNSSGVQTFDVSRKTLFISIAVVAGTLFSGVGYGYYQWHHEQTTQQKYHALVDKLSELEVLYEEQVDTTHSLSQELEDKRNQIHVLGKRVYDVESVLGLADESLTDDVSLENRIDAAAVDSAVRATMFRLIPNDTPMNYERISSSFGRRTNPITGKRHTHTGIDLTCKRGEEIYAPADGVIETVRPSKKGFGNFLTVRHSFGFMSSYAHLHQFKVRSGQFVSKGDLIATCGNSGNSTGPHLHYEVRFLGRALNPQYTMDWTPENFNYLFEKEKKVKWAPLVKLIDDTVRLQVNLTNNPYQDSSVSTVKNDQEPQVDNLTVQ from the coding sequence ATGTCGAAGAAAATTACCATTTTTATCCCCAATTCATCGGGGGTACAAACTTTTGATGTTTCAAGAAAGACTCTGTTTATTTCTATAGCTGTCGTCGCTGGCACCCTTTTTTCAGGTGTTGGTTATGGCTACTACCAGTGGCATCACGAACAAACCACTCAACAAAAGTACCATGCGCTGGTCGATAAGCTCAGCGAGCTTGAAGTGCTTTATGAGGAACAGGTTGATACCACTCACTCTCTTTCCCAAGAGCTAGAAGATAAGCGCAATCAAATACATGTATTGGGCAAACGCGTCTACGATGTGGAATCCGTTCTTGGTCTTGCAGATGAATCCTTAACGGATGATGTCAGCCTAGAAAACCGCATTGATGCTGCAGCGGTCGACTCTGCGGTTCGCGCTACCATGTTTCGCTTAATTCCAAACGACACACCAATGAACTACGAGCGAATTTCGTCTTCCTTTGGTCGTCGTACTAACCCAATCACAGGTAAGAGACATACTCATACCGGGATCGATCTTACCTGTAAGCGTGGTGAAGAGATTTATGCGCCGGCTGATGGCGTGATTGAAACCGTCCGTCCAAGCAAAAAAGGCTTTGGCAACTTCTTAACCGTTCGCCACTCGTTTGGTTTTATGAGCTCCTATGCTCACTTGCATCAGTTTAAAGTGCGTAGCGGACAGTTTGTCAGTAAAGGGGATCTGATTGCCACCTGTGGTAACTCAGGTAACTCCACTGGCCCTCATTTGCATTACGAAGTCCGCTTCCTTGGGCGTGCTCTGAATCCGCAATACACAATGGATTGGACGCCAGAGAACTTTAACTATCTGTTCGAGAAAGAGAAAAAGGTGAAATGGGCGCCACTGGTTAAGCTGATTGATGATACAGTCAGACTGCAAGTTAACTTGACCAACAACCCTTACCAAGACAGTTCAGTCAGCACGGTAAAAAACGACCAAGAACCGCAGGTCGATAATCTTACAGTGCAATAG
- a CDS encoding PilZ domain-containing protein, protein MIERRRFSRIVYQTQATLTQESTEVTALVCDLSLHGLLATSEQSDQLDTDKQVDVEFSLAGSDVTIQLVGNIVGLNNNVIRVSIDHIDIESIGHLKRLVELNVGDDDLLHRDIEHLSDLGEYT, encoded by the coding sequence ATGATCGAACGTCGTCGTTTTTCGCGCATTGTTTATCAAACTCAAGCTACACTGACTCAAGAATCCACCGAGGTGACTGCCTTAGTGTGTGATTTATCGCTACATGGACTTCTAGCCACCAGCGAACAGTCAGACCAGCTCGACACAGATAAACAAGTAGATGTTGAATTTTCGCTTGCAGGAAGTGATGTCACGATCCAACTTGTAGGAAATATCGTTGGGCTTAATAACAATGTGATTCGTGTCAGCATTGATCATATTGATATTGAGAGTATCGGACATTTGAAGCGATTAGTTGAATTAAATGTAGGTGATGATGACCTGTTACATAGGGATATCGAACACCTCTCTGATTTAGGTGAATACACCTAA
- the ettA gene encoding energy-dependent translational throttle protein EttA translates to MAEYVYTMSRVSKIVPPKRQILKDISLSFFPGAKIGVLGLNGAGKSTLLRIMAGIDTDIDGEARPQPGLNVGYLPQEPVLDESKTVREIVEEAVSDVAGAMKRLDEVYAAYAEPDADFDALAKEQGELEALIQAKEGHNLENALERAADALRLPEWDQKIEHLSGGERRRVAICRLLLSKPDMLLLDEPTNHLDAESVAWLERFLVDYTGTVVAITHDRYFLDNAAGWILELDRGEGIPWQGNYTSWLEQKDARLQQEASQEKARQKTIEKELEWVRQNPKGRQSKSKARMARFEELQSGDRQKRNETNELFIPPGERLGDKVIEVNNLSKSFDGRVLIDDLSFSMPKGAIVGIIGANGAGKSTLFKMLSGTEQPDSGTIEMGDTVKLASVDQFRDSMDDSKTVYQEISEGADIIKINNFEIPARAYCSRFNFKGSDQQKIIGELSGGERNRVHLAKLLKAGGNVLLLDEPTNDLDVETLRALEEALLEFPGCAMVISHDRWFLDRIATHIIDYRDEGQVNFYEGNYTEYMEWLKKTLGPEAAEPHRIKYKRIAK, encoded by the coding sequence ATGGCTGAATACGTATATACCATGTCGCGAGTGAGCAAAATTGTGCCACCAAAACGACAAATTCTTAAAGACATCTCTCTAAGCTTCTTCCCTGGCGCAAAAATCGGTGTTTTGGGTCTAAACGGTGCAGGTAAATCTACCCTACTACGCATCATGGCTGGCATTGATACTGATATTGATGGTGAAGCGCGTCCACAACCAGGTCTTAATGTGGGTTACCTACCACAGGAACCAGTACTGGACGAATCTAAAACGGTACGTGAAATCGTTGAAGAAGCGGTATCCGATGTTGCAGGTGCGATGAAGCGTCTTGACGAAGTATACGCAGCTTACGCAGAACCAGATGCTGACTTCGATGCGCTAGCAAAAGAGCAAGGTGAACTTGAAGCGCTAATCCAAGCGAAAGAAGGTCACAACTTAGAGAATGCTCTAGAGCGTGCTGCTGATGCACTTCGCCTTCCTGAATGGGATCAGAAGATTGAGCACCTATCTGGTGGTGAGCGTCGCCGTGTCGCCATCTGTCGCCTACTTCTTTCGAAGCCAGACATGCTACTACTCGACGAACCGACCAACCACCTTGACGCAGAGTCTGTTGCTTGGTTGGAGCGTTTCCTAGTAGATTACACAGGTACTGTTGTGGCAATCACCCACGACCGTTACTTCCTAGACAACGCAGCTGGTTGGATTCTTGAACTTGACCGTGGTGAAGGTATCCCATGGCAAGGTAACTACACTTCTTGGCTAGAGCAAAAAGATGCTCGTCTACAACAAGAAGCCTCTCAAGAGAAAGCGCGCCAGAAAACGATTGAGAAAGAACTTGAGTGGGTTCGTCAAAACCCTAAAGGCCGTCAGTCTAAATCTAAAGCACGTATGGCTCGCTTTGAAGAACTGCAAAGCGGTGATCGTCAGAAGCGTAACGAAACCAACGAACTCTTCATCCCGCCAGGTGAGCGTCTAGGCGATAAGGTTATCGAAGTAAATAACCTATCTAAGTCTTTTGACGGCCGCGTTCTGATTGATGACCTATCATTTAGCATGCCTAAAGGTGCAATCGTGGGTATCATCGGTGCCAACGGTGCAGGTAAGTCGACTCTGTTTAAGATGCTAAGCGGCACTGAGCAGCCAGACTCAGGTACCATTGAGATGGGTGACACGGTTAAACTTGCGTCTGTTGACCAGTTCCGTGACTCTATGGATGATTCAAAAACGGTTTACCAAGAGATTTCTGAAGGCGCTGACATCATCAAGATCAACAACTTCGAAATTCCGGCTCGTGCCTACTGTTCACGCTTTAACTTCAAAGGCTCAGATCAGCAGAAGATCATTGGTGAGCTTTCTGGTGGTGAGCGTAACCGTGTACACCTTGCTAAGCTGCTTAAGGCTGGCGGTAACGTACTACTACTCGACGAACCAACCAACGACCTTGACGTTGAAACGCTACGTGCACTAGAAGAAGCACTTCTTGAGTTCCCTGGCTGTGCCATGGTTATCTCGCACGACCGTTGGTTCCTAGACCGTATCGCTACGCACATCATCGACTACCGCGATGAAGGTCAGGTTAACTTCTACGAAGGTAACTATACTGAATACATGGAGTGGCTGAAGAAGACCCTTGGTCCTGAAGCAGCGGAACCGCATCGCATCAAGTACAAACGTATTGCTAAGTAA
- the sltY gene encoding murein transglycosylase — protein MTLTFLKSLHRLPSSILFVSSMVCSAGFTTSVVASDLQQQRDLYDQAQSLLDDKQVSQYKKLRPQIANYPLTPYVDYRSFLVDIGDKTPSEVDQFITTHQSFPFSNRMRAPYIDALARKGKWRTLLEFQTEEPRGETYRCYFYNAHAQAGDKQVAFAGAEKLWLSGHSIADACDSLFDAWDKAGLKTDQLVLERMLLAFEARNGSLMNYLKKQLNSTQAKRQADEMKALFSKPESVQAFAKKHKVTEFYQTQTKLAFKKLARKDAEMAQQQFDGVVKGQYFDKATAQHLADYVSFRLINTDSESLAKWRDKKITTSSSVPLIERRVRLAIQFADWQGVEGWIEQLPQDKQQSLRWQYWLARSEMAQGEKQLGQQRLEALIGQRNFYSVAAAKELKRSIEYPTSVIALDQQQIKPYRSELIRIEELIDRDKIAAAKSEWRWLLKRADKSQKEMLAAFASFKGWHHLTVTASIQAKMWDNLEIRFPVAHRWWFNFYGDKHSIDPITLMSLARQESALDIEARSPVGARGIMQIMPSTAKYTAKKYKIDYQGYKDLYQVGKNIEIGSHYLDGLLKRYDNNRIFALAAYNAGPHRVKTWRERTQGKLDAYAFIEAIPFKETRGYVQNILMFETYYREVLGVDGAFLNPHELNAKY, from the coding sequence ATGACGCTGACTTTTCTCAAGTCGCTGCATCGTCTTCCTTCATCGATTTTATTTGTATCTTCGATGGTTTGCAGCGCAGGTTTTACCACATCCGTGGTGGCTTCTGATCTTCAACAACAGCGAGACTTATACGATCAAGCTCAGTCATTGCTTGATGACAAACAGGTTTCTCAGTACAAAAAATTACGTCCTCAGATAGCGAATTATCCTCTTACGCCTTACGTCGACTACCGCAGCTTCTTGGTTGATATTGGCGATAAAACGCCTAGTGAAGTGGATCAGTTTATTACCACTCATCAATCTTTCCCTTTCTCGAATCGAATGCGGGCTCCTTACATCGATGCTTTGGCAAGGAAAGGAAAGTGGCGCACGCTGTTGGAGTTTCAAACTGAAGAGCCAAGAGGCGAAACGTATCGATGTTACTTCTACAACGCTCACGCGCAGGCAGGAGACAAGCAAGTCGCATTTGCCGGGGCGGAAAAACTCTGGTTATCAGGGCACAGCATCGCCGATGCTTGTGATTCGCTTTTTGACGCTTGGGACAAGGCAGGACTCAAAACCGACCAGTTGGTCCTTGAACGTATGTTGTTGGCGTTTGAAGCTCGTAATGGCAGCTTGATGAACTATCTGAAAAAGCAGCTCAACTCGACTCAGGCAAAGCGCCAAGCCGATGAAATGAAAGCGCTGTTTAGTAAGCCTGAGTCGGTTCAGGCGTTTGCCAAAAAACACAAAGTCACTGAGTTTTACCAAACCCAAACCAAGCTCGCTTTTAAGAAGCTAGCACGCAAAGATGCCGAAATGGCGCAGCAGCAGTTCGATGGGGTGGTCAAGGGCCAATACTTCGACAAAGCCACGGCGCAGCACCTTGCTGACTATGTTTCGTTTCGTTTAATCAATACAGATTCAGAATCGTTGGCGAAGTGGCGTGACAAGAAAATTACGACCTCTTCAAGTGTGCCTTTGATTGAGCGCCGTGTGCGCCTTGCGATTCAGTTTGCTGACTGGCAGGGGGTTGAAGGCTGGATAGAGCAGTTACCGCAAGATAAACAGCAGAGTTTACGTTGGCAATACTGGCTTGCGCGCAGTGAAATGGCGCAAGGTGAGAAGCAGCTTGGCCAGCAACGTTTAGAGGCCTTGATTGGGCAGCGTAATTTTTATAGCGTCGCGGCAGCGAAAGAGCTTAAGCGTTCGATTGAGTACCCTACGTCAGTGATTGCTCTCGACCAACAGCAGATAAAGCCTTATCGCAGTGAACTGATTCGAATTGAAGAGTTGATCGATCGCGATAAGATTGCTGCAGCTAAGAGTGAGTGGCGCTGGTTACTGAAGCGAGCCGACAAATCTCAAAAAGAGATGCTAGCGGCATTCGCTTCATTCAAAGGTTGGCACCATCTGACGGTGACTGCGAGCATCCAAGCTAAGATGTGGGATAATCTTGAGATTCGTTTCCCGGTTGCGCATCGTTGGTGGTTTAACTTCTATGGTGATAAGCACAGCATTGACCCAATAACTCTGATGTCTCTGGCAAGACAAGAGAGTGCGTTAGATATTGAAGCAAGATCGCCGGTTGGTGCGCGCGGCATCATGCAAATTATGCCGTCCACCGCTAAGTACACTGCCAAGAAATACAAGATTGATTATCAGGGCTACAAAGACCTTTACCAAGTGGGTAAGAACATAGAGATAGGTAGCCACTACTTGGATGGCTTACTCAAACGCTACGATAACAATCGAATTTTCGCGTTAGCTGCGTATAATGCAGGGCCTCATCGAGTGAAAACTTGGCGTGAAAGAACGCAAGGAAAACTAGATGCTTATGCGTTTATTGAAGCAATTCCGTTTAAAGAAACTCGTGGATATGTACAAAATATCCTGATGTTTGAAACCTACTACCGTGAGGTGTTAGGTGTTGATGGCGCTTTCTTAAACCCGCATGAGCTGAACGCGAAATATTAG
- the trpR gene encoding trp operon repressor: MSLEPEYKEWQQILDLIEHSTESQQHQMLLTMLLTPDEREALVARVNIFRELLKGEMSQRQISQMLGVGIATITRGSNELKSKSEDEKQQIAALLENK; encoded by the coding sequence ATGTCTTTAGAACCTGAATATAAAGAGTGGCAACAGATACTAGATCTGATTGAACATAGCACAGAGTCACAGCAACATCAGATGTTGTTGACCATGTTATTGACACCAGATGAGCGTGAAGCTCTTGTTGCGCGCGTCAATATTTTTCGGGAGTTGCTCAAAGGAGAAATGTCGCAGCGGCAGATCAGCCAGATGCTTGGGGTGGGCATTGCAACGATCACCCGTGGTTCTAACGAGCTAAAATCAAAGAGTGAAGACGAAAAGCAGCAAATCGCCGCTTTACTCGAAAACAAATAA
- the yjjX gene encoding inosine/xanthosine triphosphatase, which yields MSVKTVIVASLNPAKINAVKSAFEATFPKQAFNFSGVSVDSGVADQPMSNQETHTGALNRVVNAKAERADADYYVGLEAGIDGSVTFAWMVVESQTQRGESRSASLMLPPVVIEKLQHANELGDVMDEVFGTENIKQKGGAISLLTHDLLTRSSVYHQALILALIPFANPEHFPANL from the coding sequence ATGTCGGTGAAGACGGTTATTGTAGCTTCGCTTAATCCCGCCAAAATCAATGCGGTAAAGAGTGCATTTGAAGCTACATTCCCCAAGCAAGCATTCAATTTTTCTGGCGTAAGTGTTGATAGCGGCGTCGCAGATCAGCCAATGTCCAATCAAGAAACACATACTGGCGCACTTAACCGTGTAGTCAATGCAAAAGCTGAACGTGCCGATGCTGACTATTATGTTGGCTTAGAGGCAGGCATCGACGGTTCTGTTACTTTTGCTTGGATGGTGGTGGAATCACAAACCCAGCGCGGTGAGTCCCGCTCAGCCAGTTTAATGTTGCCACCGGTTGTGATTGAAAAGCTTCAACACGCCAATGAACTTGGTGATGTCATGGATGAAGTCTTCGGTACAGAGAATATCAAACAGAAAGGTGGCGCAATAAGCTTACTCACTCATGACTTGCTCACCCGCAGTTCGGTGTATCATCAAGCATTAATATTGGCCTTGATTCCATTTGCTAACCCAGAGCATTTCCCTGCTAATTTATAA
- a CDS encoding putative bifunctional diguanylate cyclase/phosphodiesterase — protein MKLNTRVLLLVAPVILLSAAVSSYSIYFNQKDALIKREQSYLQLSMEKLAGHFRQSMALINSYSLTLTKSDIIRHYFGQPENPYREMKLIENLQTTIENLQPNKQDDIAVAIVDSQHRVRFYADNQNDPFSALDENVRHYVQQTYETTGQMSHTGFAKSYQGQSILIRYDVLDNNTLVSPLSYNKDQVFFIVVSLSLEKFDQLKHILEFDNDSSIFFSEEPIIKSGLTQSVELKSGLYAVLDPAQYLTTEKLAKIEQRLMLSFGVSSLITVLILLVLLYRHVIQPITHLDRQLREVEQRKRSNIERLESDNEIGRLSARFYDMYKELNSSYQKTKAMAENDHLTQLANRYQFQVYVERILANKFNYSHAWILYIDLDNFKYVNDKYGHHVGDSLLVNFAEHIKKLSGESEKKYGIKSLASRLSGDEFAIFIAANKAGTFADTLAQAVLDPIQNHTNASIGSFPITASIGIASYPEDGMDLAKLLSHADTAMYQAKRAGKNQIAHYSKELDEIVRRRTQVERALRKGDLENEFTLLYQPYYDRDGKVIKGVEALLRWDSPKLGKVTPSEFIPISEQIGLFGTIDRWVIKQAFIDFQQLQSCFESPIQLSINLSSAELDSLQLAADIQSLMELYPVQPHLIDFEITETFASDSQSYLLLHELAQMGFKLTIDDFGSGYTSITQLVEYPVQKIKFDREFLETLIKTNNHQVVKPLVDLCHSQSMMVTAEGIESEEMHRWLADNKCDYMQGYHLSPPLSLSQLSFVHIDPKGNLNVGEDGYCSFA, from the coding sequence ATGAAGCTAAACACTAGAGTTTTATTACTCGTTGCGCCTGTCATTTTGTTAAGTGCTGCTGTCTCTAGTTATAGCATTTACTTCAATCAAAAAGACGCCTTAATAAAGCGCGAGCAAAGTTATCTTCAACTCTCAATGGAAAAGCTAGCTGGTCATTTTCGTCAGTCTATGGCGCTGATCAACAGCTACTCTCTGACCCTAACCAAAAGTGACATTATTCGTCACTATTTTGGACAGCCAGAGAACCCTTATCGAGAGATGAAACTGATTGAAAACCTGCAGACCACCATCGAAAACCTGCAACCGAATAAACAGGATGATATCGCTGTTGCTATTGTCGATAGCCAGCACAGAGTACGCTTTTACGCCGATAACCAAAACGACCCTTTTTCCGCGTTAGATGAGAATGTACGTCACTACGTGCAGCAAACCTATGAAACAACCGGGCAGATGAGCCACACGGGGTTTGCTAAAAGCTATCAGGGGCAAAGTATCTTGATTCGCTACGACGTGCTGGACAACAACACGCTCGTGTCGCCACTTAGCTACAATAAGGATCAAGTGTTCTTTATTGTGGTGTCGCTGTCGCTAGAAAAGTTCGATCAACTCAAGCATATCCTTGAGTTTGACAATGACAGCAGCATCTTTTTCTCTGAAGAACCGATCATCAAATCCGGGCTTACCCAATCAGTCGAGCTAAAGTCTGGCCTGTATGCCGTATTAGATCCAGCTCAGTATCTTACGACAGAGAAACTCGCCAAGATTGAACAACGACTAATGCTCTCATTTGGCGTTTCGTCATTGATTACGGTACTAATTCTTTTGGTATTGCTTTATCGTCATGTCATTCAACCTATTACCCACCTTGATCGCCAGTTAAGAGAGGTGGAACAACGAAAGCGCTCTAACATCGAACGCTTAGAGAGTGACAATGAAATAGGTCGTTTATCTGCCCGTTTCTATGACATGTATAAGGAGCTCAACTCTAGCTATCAAAAAACCAAAGCGATGGCAGAGAATGACCACCTCACCCAACTGGCAAATCGCTATCAATTCCAAGTCTATGTGGAACGAATCTTGGCTAACAAGTTTAACTACAGCCACGCTTGGATTCTTTACATCGACCTAGACAACTTTAAGTATGTCAATGATAAGTATGGTCATCATGTCGGTGACTCTTTACTGGTCAACTTCGCTGAACACATCAAGAAACTCAGTGGAGAGAGCGAGAAAAAATATGGTATTAAGTCACTAGCATCACGATTATCTGGGGATGAGTTCGCTATTTTTATTGCCGCCAACAAAGCGGGCACCTTTGCTGACACATTAGCTCAAGCGGTGTTAGATCCTATTCAAAATCATACCAACGCATCCATTGGGAGTTTCCCGATTACCGCCAGTATTGGTATTGCCTCTTACCCAGAAGATGGAATGGATTTAGCCAAGTTGCTCTCTCATGCTGATACCGCCATGTATCAAGCTAAGCGCGCGGGTAAAAATCAAATTGCTCATTATTCAAAAGAGCTCGATGAAATTGTACGTCGACGAACTCAAGTAGAGCGCGCACTGCGTAAAGGCGATCTAGAGAATGAGTTTACCCTGCTCTATCAACCTTATTACGACCGCGACGGCAAGGTCATCAAAGGTGTCGAGGCTCTGTTGCGTTGGGACTCACCAAAATTAGGCAAAGTCACTCCAAGCGAGTTTATCCCTATTTCAGAGCAAATTGGTCTATTTGGCACCATTGACCGTTGGGTCATCAAGCAAGCTTTTATCGACTTCCAACAGCTACAGAGTTGCTTTGAGAGTCCTATTCAGCTATCGATTAACTTGTCATCAGCAGAACTGGATTCTTTACAACTAGCGGCTGATATTCAAAGTTTGATGGAGCTATATCCCGTGCAACCGCACTTAATCGATTTCGAGATCACCGAAACTTTTGCTTCAGATTCACAAAGCTACCTACTCCTTCATGAGTTAGCACAGATGGGCTTTAAGTTAACCATTGATGATTTTGGTTCAGGTTACACCTCAATCACTCAGTTGGTCGAATACCCGGTACAGAAGATTAAATTTGATCGCGAGTTCTTAGAAACTCTAATCAAAACTAATAATCATCAGGTGGTAAAACCTTTGGTTGACCTTTGTCACTCGCAATCTATGATGGTGACCGCGGAAGGGATCGAGTCAGAAGAGATGCATCGCTGGTTAGCGGATAACAAGTGTGATTACATGCAGGGTTATCATCTATCGCCACCACTGTCACTTTCGCAGTTAAGTTTTGTCCATATAGACCCGAAAGGAAATCTCAATGTCGGTGAAGACGGTTATTGTAGCTTCGCTTAA
- a CDS encoding polyamine ABC transporter substrate-binding protein encodes MRASFLSLLALFNASVIAQESALNVYMWEDTLSPNVHSDWEQKSGAPLTLSHFDNDDERSLLMMKSIQLPFDVVVLDNVSAQIYGRLGAFEELSGLKNRANNDPKWNQACGPYAVPYFWGTVGIAYRKDNIEQPPTTWQEFVNPPEELIGKIGMINDSVESFLPVLYSLGIAPTTEDPKQLQTAYPAMMAFSEKVLTYEYILSYVRSQANVHQMQMTLAYSGDQYSLNRTFKQDKWDYVIPEGELFLWVDCLAVTSHSEKKQQAIAFLEYLMSPKVAATNAMDIKAATPNLSATKLLPEWYLNDASLFPPAERLKNARIDSELSAENISLRAKIINQILKRHEAKH; translated from the coding sequence ATGAGAGCTTCGTTCTTATCTTTACTCGCCCTTTTTAACGCCTCCGTTATCGCTCAAGAATCAGCACTGAATGTCTATATGTGGGAAGACACGCTCTCACCTAATGTCCATTCAGATTGGGAGCAAAAATCTGGTGCCCCACTCACCTTGTCGCACTTCGATAATGATGATGAGCGCAGTTTACTGATGATGAAGAGCATCCAGCTGCCTTTTGATGTCGTTGTTTTAGATAATGTTTCTGCGCAAATCTATGGTCGCTTAGGTGCCTTCGAGGAGTTATCGGGTCTTAAAAACCGCGCAAACAACGACCCCAAATGGAACCAAGCATGCGGCCCTTATGCGGTCCCTTATTTTTGGGGAACGGTAGGTATTGCATATCGCAAAGATAACATCGAACAGCCACCCACTACGTGGCAAGAGTTCGTAAACCCGCCTGAGGAACTGATTGGCAAGATTGGGATGATCAACGACAGCGTGGAAAGTTTTTTGCCCGTCTTGTACAGCCTAGGAATTGCGCCGACGACAGAAGACCCGAAACAGTTACAAACGGCGTATCCGGCAATGATGGCATTTAGCGAAAAAGTTCTCACGTACGAGTACATTTTGAGCTATGTGCGCAGTCAGGCAAATGTTCATCAAATGCAAATGACCCTCGCCTACAGTGGTGACCAATACTCTTTGAATCGAACCTTCAAACAAGATAAGTGGGATTATGTCATTCCTGAAGGAGAGCTGTTCTTGTGGGTAGATTGCTTAGCCGTAACCAGTCATTCAGAGAAAAAACAACAGGCTATCGCATTTCTCGAATACCTCATGTCTCCCAAAGTGGCTGCAACAAATGCAATGGATATCAAAGCCGCTACTCCGAATTTAAGTGCGACGAAACTACTGCCCGAATGGTACTTAAATGATGCATCATTATTTCCACCAGCAGAAAGACTAAAAAACGCACGTATAGATAGCGAACTCTCTGCTGAGAATATAAGCCTACGGGCAAAAATAATTAACCAAATACTTAAACGTCATGAAGCTAAACACTAG
- the pheA gene encoding prephenate dehydratase: MTDQKYSLDEIRLRLNELDDQLLQLLSERRQMSIEVAKSKVQTSKPVRDADREQQLLVKLINNGHHKYQLDAQYITKLFHTIIEDSVLLQQSYLQNLANPELSRKPLARVAFLGSKGSYSHLASREYFSRKNTELIELNCEHFREVTHTVESGHADYGVLPIENTSSGSINEVYDLLQHTTLYIVGELTLPIEHCLVATSELRLEEIKTLYSHPQPHAQCSEFLSKLDGVKLESCASTADAMRKVKEMNRSDVAAIGNASSGKLYGLQPIQGNIANQTENHTRFIIVARKPVEVSAQIPAKTTLIMSTSQEAGSLVETLLVLQRYGINMTKLESRPIMGNPWEEMFYVDLEAHLDSQAMQQALNELTKITKHLKVLGCYPSENVKPTQVKLQ, from the coding sequence ATGACTGACCAAAAATACTCACTTGATGAAATACGACTGCGTTTAAACGAACTGGACGACCAACTGCTCCAGCTCCTGTCTGAGCGTCGCCAAATGAGTATTGAAGTAGCAAAAAGCAAAGTACAAACCTCAAAACCTGTTCGCGATGCCGATCGTGAACAGCAACTATTGGTTAAGCTAATCAACAATGGTCACCACAAGTACCAGCTTGATGCTCAGTACATCACCAAACTTTTCCATACTATTATTGAAGACTCAGTCCTCCTTCAACAGTCATACCTACAAAACTTGGCGAACCCTGAATTGAGCCGCAAGCCACTCGCTCGCGTCGCTTTCCTCGGTTCAAAAGGCTCATACTCCCACCTTGCAAGCCGAGAGTACTTCAGCCGCAAGAACACAGAACTGATTGAGCTGAACTGCGAACACTTCAGAGAAGTGACACACACTGTGGAATCAGGCCACGCAGACTATGGCGTGTTACCGATTGAAAATACCAGCTCAGGCTCAATCAATGAGGTGTATGACCTTCTCCAACACACCACTCTCTACATCGTCGGTGAACTGACCTTACCAATTGAGCACTGCTTAGTTGCTACGTCAGAGTTACGTTTAGAAGAGATAAAAACCCTTTACTCACACCCTCAACCCCATGCTCAATGTAGCGAGTTTTTAAGCAAACTAGACGGCGTTAAACTAGAGTCTTGCGCCAGTACCGCAGATGCAATGCGTAAAGTTAAAGAGATGAATCGCTCGGACGTTGCAGCAATCGGTAATGCATCAAGTGGAAAACTGTATGGCTTGCAGCCGATTCAAGGCAACATCGCCAATCAAACAGAAAACCATACGCGCTTTATTATCGTCGCACGTAAGCCAGTCGAGGTATCGGCTCAAATTCCAGCGAAAACAACCTTGATCATGTCGACGTCACAAGAGGCAGGTTCACTGGTTGAAACTCTATTGGTTCTGCAGCGCTACGGCATCAATATGACCAAGCTAGAGTCGCGTCCTATTATGGGCAACCCTTGGGAAGAGATGTTTTACGTTGACCTTGAAGCACACCTTGATTCTCAAGCGATGCAGCAAGCACTTAACGAGCTCACTAAGATCACAAAACACCTGAAAGTCCTCGGCTGCTATCCGAGTGAAAATGTGAAACCGACTCAAGTAAAACTGCAATAA
- the hpf gene encoding ribosome hibernation-promoting factor, HPF/YfiA family: MKVNITGKNIDITSAIRNHIESKFKKLEKWQVDIIGCQASFSEEPNKQKKFEAVITVPKGQLIASATHEDLYAAVNEVEQKLERQLNKLRHKPEARRTEKPELEEEVE; this comes from the coding sequence ATGAAAGTAAACATCACTGGTAAAAATATCGACATCACCTCTGCAATCCGCAATCACATTGAGAGCAAATTTAAAAAGTTAGAAAAGTGGCAAGTAGACATTATCGGTTGTCAGGCAAGCTTCAGCGAGGAGCCAAACAAACAGAAGAAATTTGAAGCTGTAATCACCGTACCTAAAGGACAGCTTATTGCGTCCGCCACTCACGAAGATTTATACGCTGCCGTTAACGAGGTAGAACAGAAACTAGAACGTCAGCTAAACAAACTACGCCACAAGCCAGAAGCACGCCGTACTGAGAAGCCAGAGCTTGAGGAAGAAGTAGAATAA